ttttttactttcaaTTGTGAAAATGGGAAATTTGTCCTCACCTCAATGTGCTTTGGTTTTCCCAGATGGATtgtgacatcacattatgtTTAAGCACAAAACTAGTATTCCACTTTTGAGTGGTCAAGTTATTGCAAGTGTGacaacctaaccctaacctgtgTGACAAAAAGCCCCAGTCTCCCCTATATCACCATCCGGGTCATGGCACCAAACTGTTGAAGAAATTCACTCAACATCTTATTCCCAGTTCACTGCAGTGGGAGATTTTAATGGCATACCAGTGTATGGTGGGCTTACAGAAACAGAGTGTGGGCCTGAGAAGATAAGCCGACCCAAAACATTGTGAACTtacaacatttgtgtgtgtgtgtcatatgtgtgtgtgtatgtattgttGTAGCACTCACAACAGTTAACAGACGTGAGTGGTGGAAGCAGCGTGTCAACCACTAGGAGGGTTTATAACAAAGGATGTATAATAACCAACATTGACCTTCATCATTCTTCATCAGTCCTCTGATGGTAAAATCACTTATAGAAACCAGTACGTTAATTAGAGTTTGGtggattttctgttgttttcagcCAAGTTGCCTTCTGTCTCCCCGTCACTTATAGTCctacaacataaacacacaaaaaactttttaaatACAGAACATTGAAAACAATAAAGACACAGATAAATCTAAAGTGAATCATAACAGTGACGGGCTGCTTACCTGTTGCCTTTGGCCTCACTGGTTGAATCAGGAAGCTCCTTTTTACTGGTCTCAGGAAGCAGGAATACAAGAGCCCCACTGACCACAGCAAGGCTGCTGAACACTGTGGTGGGTACAGACCAGTGGTACACGGCCAACATGTTCAGCACCGAAGACATCAGCCCTCCTACTCTATAGGCTGTGTAGCCCAAGCCAACAGCCGATTGTCTACAGAGCAGAAGATGGAATTAACCTTCACATTTATGTATGAATATTGGTGTGATAAAGTTTGTGTTATGTTATGAAACCTGACAGAAGTGGGGAACAACTCCTGAATATAGATCGTACACACTGAAGAAGCCCAGCTAAAAAAGAACTTCCCCATTATTACAAGGATGGTGATGACAACAGCGCTGTCTGGAACgatgaagaagaaaatatcAGAGCACCGACACACCGACAGAAGTGTGAACAGAGGCAGAAAGCTCACCTCGAGGGAAAGCCAGGGTCAAGAGGCAAAGAAAGCCGGCTGTCATAAGGGTTGCCATCAGACACTTTTTCCTCCCCGATAACTCCAGCACCCATAAACAGACGAGGGATGCTAGAAGCTCAGAAAacccaaaaaaaaactgaaccagGAAGATGTTCAGACCAAACCCACCCACATTCAGCATAAGGCAGAAGTAGCCCAGACTCAATGAAAACCTTcaaatgacaaaacacacacaaactgcattgACACATtgaaaaatacagtaaatgcaCATTTATGGTTTACTTACCACACAAAAGACATAATTAACAAATACTTCATCAGGACTCCTGAGGTAAGGATACTTCTGATTCCTTCACTTTGGACTGTCTGTTCCTCTGGTACCTGAGGGGAAGAAAATATATACAGATCTATTATATAAATAAGCTGTGGGAACATTCAAGtctatttgatttgatttattctTGTGACTAACTTCACCCAGCAGATTATCTGgaattttctttttattgattGCTGCGACTTTCTGGATCAGTTCATTAGCTTCTTTGATCCTTCCCTGTCCCAGCAGCCACCTGGCAGATTCAGGAATCCACCTTAACAAGATCAATAATATGTCAGAGTGTGAGTATATGTGTGGTTTATTATTCAATAAAATGTAGCTCTTCACACAGCACATACCAAatatacaggaacacacaggcCTCTGCTCCTCCCATGATGTACTGTGTTTTCCTCCAGTCAGGAACAACATAGACCAGGCCAGCAATGGCACACTGTCCCACAGCTAAAAACATTTGGCATAAACAGGATGCAGAAGACCTCCTAGTGATGCCTATCCACTCTGTGGCTGCAAAGAGAATTTAGAGGAGGAAGAATCAGGTCTATCCTGAAGTCATTGTGACATCAGCTTGTAAAGAAGCTTTGCAGAGGCCATACCAAGCAAAGTGGAGTTCATCTTATATCCTCCAACTGCAGCTCCAATTATGAACTGAAATACAATGTAAACACTGAAATTTGGAGACACACCGGCTGCTATGGGGAAAATTAACAAAAGGATAACCGGAAGCTGAGTGGTTCTCCTGCGGCCATACCTAAAGGTTAGAAAGAGTTATTATTGTTTAGTTCCATATTTATGACAACctgcattttttgtgtgtattatcaCTTACGAATTAGCTGCCGGTCCAAAGATGAATGAACCAGTCAATAAACCCATCATGAAGACCATTTGTGAAACTCCAGCCATGTTAGCCTTCTCACAGACCAGATCAAACTGCAAAACAATGCAAATCAGTGGGGTAGTTGaaacagatgagaccaaagagTCATGGTTTACTCACGTCAGTGACTATGGTGGCCTCATACAGGCTGTTGGTGTACACCCATCCGTCCCGGCACCCTGTGGTCTCGTTGAGTCCGTGCTCCCTGATGTCGCTGATGTTCCAGTCCACAGGTACAAACATCCGACACCTGCTGAAGCTCCCATCCTCCTCCCGGGGCAGAGTCAGGTTCAGCTGCTCGCCTGTGCTCAGGTCAGGATCAGCTCTGAGGATCCAGTCTGTGTTACAGTGTCGCTCTGGATCAGACTGGATAAAGAGAAAACTACTGTAGGAAAGTGCTAGTATGACATGTGGCAAGGATAGCCCAAAAATGATGAGCTTTTGGAAGCAACCAAAGTCTCCAATGGCTCTTAGAATCTCCCCAAAGTCCATCATTGTCGCTCAGCAGATGATTTGAGGGGCAGAATGTAGCAAAGTCATGTTAGAGATGAGATGGAACTCAATATTTAACTGCGCTACACAAATCATTATCATTGTTTACTAATGGCTGACCAGTTAAAGGCAGAAAAAGCAATAAAGACATGAGATTTAAAGAAAAACCTCTTCACTTGTTGAATTCCATCATGTGACTTTATTCGACTACTAAAAATCAGTCGCATGTGTTGAAATTTTCCAACAATGTATATAATTAGTTATGGAATCCTCCTCTCAAATATTCTGCTTCAAATTATGCATATGTGGACACATTTTATGATtaagcattttaaaaatatatgtaatgatctgtaaaaaaaaaaaagttgaaagaGGAAGTATACTTGCCAATCAAAGGGTTAAATTAATACTTATCATTCAGAgaatgagtttttcttttttgatgaGTAAACAACAAAACGGACATTTCAAAGTCTATGTGACTTTCAGTACAAATGTTTTGATCAATTTTATCACcaaatttctctctctcacacaaacacacacacacagacaaagaaatgTGTAACCTGTGCCTGACCAACTGTGGCAGGTCTCTCCTGTACTGCACCTGGTGGCTGCAGATGTGCTGCGCAGCTATCTGCTGGTGGGAAAAGCTACAGCAGACACATTTCTAAATAAATCACTTAAATTAACTTTACATTAttattgaaaaacaaaacaaaggacataCATAACACCAATGAGTCATGCAGATTGGTATGTTATGGCAAGTCAATTAATCCAAGATTTTCACGTCATGTCCACTACAAAAGGACTTACCTCCATATTGTGGGAGCCGTCCCACATAGCAAGCACAATCGGCCCGCTTCTGGCTGAATGTTGGCAGTGTTGGCTGAGGATCGGGTCGGCTGAAGCACGCGTTTTCTTGAATGGGCCAAAACAGACATGCAGTATTAAGCTGACACTTTGTTTCTTGTTTGGCCCGATTGTTGTTTGCTACCATATCGCCGACGTTGGACATAGATGCGGTGGGCATATGTAATACGGTGACTGGCCCGACAGTAAGGGGGCGGATATTTGCCAGTACTATACTGAACGCTGTTGGCCTGATTCTGGCTGAGTGTTGGCACTAAGAATTCTTTAAACAGCCCGTCATACTATTGTTGGGcttatattattattcttattattatacaaACGCAGTACGCGATGCTGGCTGTTGCTTAACTGAATTTTCACTCGGACGTCGTTTGAGCTGGTGCTTGTTGCTAACTTTACTGGTCAGGATAATtccaacaaacagcagagaaggtAATGGAGTGCTGGAACTTGCGGCTTATCTGAGGCTGCATTCCatgaacaagaaaaataaacagtccTTTGACATACAAATTTAGCAAAtgtaaagcaaaacaaaaacagaatgaaagacagcgaGCATAAGCCATTTTGTTAGCGACCAACAGCTGATCTGCAtatccatggcaacaataaACAATGATTGTACTATGTACGCTGGCAGCGATAtaaaccaatcagctgaacactaCGTAATGCGTACAGTACGTTGACGGGAAGCGATAAACCAATCAGCAGAGCGTACGTTTTACGTACagtacgtacgctggcagcggCAAACCAATCAACTGAAACAACGTAATACGTACAGGTACGCTTACTCCGACACGCCTCCGGCAAGTACAAaatcatttgtttacatttggacCACCGAAAATGGCACCAGTGAAGAGACAAGGTTCCCAGGCACATTTCAACCTACAGACTATCAGTTATGCGGTTGTGAATGGGAATAGAACAGctgcgccgggcgagttacgccaccatatgtgaATGGATCGGTGATACCTGGACTAAtgtatctgcattgactgttcGAGCTTTCGCGAAAGCCATTGCTGAACAGCCACCCGGCAACGAAATGGACTCTGACAATGATGAGAGGGAACCCGACATGTTTGATGGCAACACAGCTGTTCAATTCTGACACAGAAGATGATCGACGACTTTGATGGGTTTTTAGGAGaggaatgattaaaaataatgtgAGTATATTGTAAATTGTAGAATAAGGTTCatcttaactcactgttttgcttcCGTTACCTTTTTTTTGGTAGACGTTTGTTTTAGCATGCACCTTATAATACGGCGCACCTTATGTAAAATTCAAACAATTTTGATTTACTGCTCATGTTCGCAGCATCAACGTCTGTCGGCTCACTACCCGTGTAACGTAGAGAACCAGACAGGCATCGCGCTAAAAAATGAACAATCATTGGCGGATGTCGGCTGACTGTATCTTGACCGACAGATGGACACTCTAGGATCACGTACAGCGGGAATTCTCTCTCATTCGCTCCCTGGCGCTGGTAAGTAGACTTTCACAAATACTCGACGACTGACTAAAAAcgatttttcattgtttttagtCATAATGTAGCTTAAATGGTGGCAGAAAATTTAACGACAATCAACAAGATTATCCCAGAATGTTGCATAGCACAAACTATGAGGTTATTTTGATTGATGGCTAATCCATTTCATCTTGAAGTTCATGAGTAGACATTATCGGTAGCTTAAGCAGCTACAGACTGTCAGAATAAAAGTTTTGCGCAAACCCTAGTAAgctttagtttaatttaattcatgATAAAAAGATCGTAACCTGTCCTGAACAGTTGGGTTTAACTTTATAGGCTCGTGGTCTCAGGTAGCTAGCTAGCCTTAGCAAGAGTAAAGTCTTAACCTAGAGAAGACTAAAGAGTCTCTAGTGCTGCGTTCCAGGCAACTGTTTGCGTTTCAAATTTAATACCCATGAAAGTGCACTGGAACAGCAGTCAAATTCATAAACATTGCACCCTCGAACTgaatagattattattattatgctattttatttttaactctaTTGAAATTAGCAACAGGTTATAGGCTATACTCTAATGAATATTGTAGTATATTGATTATGATTCAGTTCCCGGATAAAATAGTTGTATTGATTTGTGTGTTGTTATATAATTGATTGTCCGAGGCAACGTTAATTCCGCCCATTCCGCGAGATTTCCCGCTCGCTGCAGCTCTGACGTACCTACAGCTATGTAAACAAAAATGGCGGCCCCCACAGATGCAGGCTAACGTTAGAGAAGTCAAATTGTGTATGAAATGTGAAGATAATGCTTTAAAGTGATTTATCTCCTAATACAATCAAAGCCACATTTCAAGAGGCTACACATGATAGTCACACTTTGATGGCATATCAAATTCAAAAATGTTTTGTAGAATTTAGATATTTTCTAGCATATAAACATCACACCATATAATGTAATGATGCAAGTGTTGTTATTTGTTActtatttgatttttaatttctCTCTGTCCCCAGGCAAACGGCATTTAAGGTACGAGACTGATGAGCACACATGGATAGACACACTCTTAGAAAGAGAGCAGTAAAAAAGGTAAATTCTTTAATTGCCTCTTTTCACAATGAGGAGGATGACTTTGCTGCATGTGGCTCTG
This sequence is a window from Parambassis ranga chromosome 17, fParRan2.1, whole genome shotgun sequence. Protein-coding genes within it:
- the LOC114450296 gene encoding solute carrier family 22 member 13-like isoform X1; translated protein: MMDFGEILRAIGDFGCFQKLIIFGLSLPHVILALSYSSFLFIQSDPERHCNTDWILRADPDLSTGEQLNLTLPREEDGSFSRCRMFVPVDWNISDIREHGLNETTGCRDGWVYTNSLYEATIVTDFDLVCEKANMAGVSQMVFMMGLLTGSFIFGPAANSYGRRRTTQLPVILLLIFPIAAGVSPNFSVYIVFQFIIGAAVGGYKMNSTLLATEWIGITRRSSASCLCQMFLAVGQCAIAGLVYVVPDWRKTQYIMGGAEACVFLYIWWIPESARWLLGQGRIKEANELIQKVAAINKKKIPDNLLGEVPEEQTVQSEGIRSILTSGVLMKYLLIMSFVWFSLSLGYFCLMLNVGGFGLNIFLVQFFFGFSELLASLVCLWVLELSGRKKCLMATLMTAGFLCLLTLAFPRDSAVVITILVIMGKFFFSWASSVCTIYIQELFPTSVRQSAVGLGYTAYRVGGLMSSVLNMLAVYHWSVPTTVFSSLAVVSGALVFLLPETSKKELPDSTSEAKGNRTISDGETEGNLAENNRKSTKL
- the LOC114450296 gene encoding solute carrier family 22 member 13-like isoform X2; the protein is MWDGSHNMESDPERHCNTDWILRADPDLSTGEQLNLTLPREEDGSFSRCRMFVPVDWNISDIREHGLNETTGCRDGWVYTNSLYEATIVTDFDLVCEKANMAGVSQMVFMMGLLTGSFIFGPAANSYGRRRTTQLPVILLLIFPIAAGVSPNFSVYIVFQFIIGAAVGGYKMNSTLLATEWIGITRRSSASCLCQMFLAVGQCAIAGLVYVVPDWRKTQYIMGGAEACVFLYIWWIPESARWLLGQGRIKEANELIQKVAAINKKKIPDNLLGEVPEEQTVQSEGIRSILTSGVLMKYLLIMSFVWFSLSLGYFCLMLNVGGFGLNIFLVQFFFGFSELLASLVCLWVLELSGRKKCLMATLMTAGFLCLLTLAFPRDSAVVITILVIMGKFFFSWASSVCTIYIQELFPTSVRQSAVGLGYTAYRVGGLMSSVLNMLAVYHWSVPTTVFSSLAVVSGALVFLLPETSKKELPDSTSEAKGNRTISDGETEGNLAENNRKSTKL